Proteins from one Sarcophilus harrisii chromosome 2, mSarHar1.11, whole genome shotgun sequence genomic window:
- the CIB1 gene encoding calcium and integrin-binding protein 1 — protein MGSSASQLSKELLTEYQELTFLTKQEILLAHRRFIELLPPESRNVEDSLRVRVSTEQILTLPELKANPFRERICRVFSTAPERDSLSFEDFLDLFSVFSDAATPEIKSHYAFRIFDFDDDGTLNKEDLKCLVNCLTGDGQDTQLTSSEMKQLIENILEESDIDRDGTINLSEFQHVISRSPDFTSSFKIVL, from the exons ATGGGCAGCTCGGCCAGTCAGCTCTCCAAGGAGCTGCTGACAGAGTACCAG GAATTAACGTTCCTGACCAAGCAGGAGATCCTCCT GGCCCACAGGAGGTTTATTGAGCTGCTTCCTCCTGAGTCTCGGAATGTGGAAGATTCTCTGAGGGTCCGAGTATCCACTGAGCAGATCTTAACACTTCCGGAGCTCAAG GCCAACCCCTTCAGGGAACGTATTTGCCGTGTATTCTCCACAGCACCAGAAAGAGACAGCTTGAGCTTTGAAGACTTCTTGGACCTTTTCAGTGTCTTTAGCGATGCAGCTACCCCTGAAATTAAGTCCCACTATGCCTTCCGCATCTTTG ACTTTGACGATGATGGGACCTTGAATAAAGAGGATCTGAAGTGCCTAGTAAACTGCCTTACTGGGGATGGGCAGGACACTCAACTCACCAGCTCCGAGATGAAGCAACTCATTGAGAAT ATCTTAGAAGAGTCTGACATTGACAGGGATGGTACCATCAATCTCTCAGAGTTCCAGCATGTCATTTCCCGTTCACCTGACTTCACCAG CTCCTTTAAGATTGTCCTGTGA
- the GDPGP1 gene encoding GDP-D-glucose phosphorylase 1 — translation MRTLDSEGSGSQSVSFLFPDLGRGTRIDWWEELRSPGGTHICRTWDLCPFRMAIPQNINETSDVLPQSNGCDEQSRHPIGLGILDFVYCQEELIVKGIQWQISESGILCPPLLSRFDCTLQSSWKQRMEQGLFRYCLGELQTQILPGPLGFVAQLNVERGVQRRRPQNIQSVRQAFDPQQFNFSKIKPGEILFRLRRDPGFPMALQCTEVLVIINVSPLEWGHVLFVPEPTQGLPQILLPDPLQFGIEAVMLSTHPGFRVGFNSLGGLASVNHLHLHGYYLAHKLPVETASSQPLDPNGYIYLLEGLPAPGFLFYVDEPGPKLKALVDRVCQVTNYLTDQEIAHNLFVTRGAPPGNPPSSLAYVGVRVILWARKSSFGVKEGEAFNVALCELAGHLPVKTSQDFHSLTEASALNLIQQSLLPPSQFLQLQEALVSLMA, via the exons ATGCGCACTCTTGACTCCGAAGGTTCAggaagtcagtcagtcagtttcCTCTTCCCAGATCTTGGAAGAGGCACCAGGATAGACTGGTGGGAAGAGCTCAg ATCACCTGGAGGAACCCATATCTGTAGAACTTGGGATTTGTGCCCTTTTCGTATGGCTATACCACAGAATATAAATGAAACTTCAGATGTTTTGCCTCAGAGCAATGGCTGTGACGAACAGTCAAGACACCCTATTGGGCTGGGAATATTGGATTTTGTGTATTGCCAGGAAGAACTGATAGTGAAAGGGATACAATGGCAAATTAGTGAATCTGGTATCTTGTGTCCCCCTTTGCTGTCTCGTTTTGATTGTACCCTGCAGTCTTCTTGGAAGCAACGGATGGAACAAGGATTGTTTCGTTACTGCCTTGGGGAGCTGCAAACCCAGATCCTACCTGGCCCTCTGGGTTTTGTGGCTCAGCTGAATGTGGAACGGGGTGTACAAAGAAGACGCCCTCAGAACATCCAGAGTGTGAGGCAGGCATTTGACCCTCAGCAGTTCAATTTCAGTAAGATCAAACCAGGAGAAATCCTCTTCCGCTTACGCAGAGATCCAGGCTTTCCGATGGCTCTCCAGTGCACTGAAGTCCTGGTAATTATCAATGTCAGTCCTTTGGAATGGGGACATGTGCTGTTTGTGCCAGAACCCACCCAGGGGCTACCCCAAATCCTCCTGCCAGACCCATTACAGTTTGGAATAGAGGCTGTTATGCTTAGCACCCATCCTGGCTTCCGGGTGGGCTTTAACAGCCTAGGTGGCTTGGCTTCTGTGAACCACTTACATCTGCATGGTTACTATCTGGCCCACAAACTGCCAGTAGAGACAGCTTCAAGCCAGCCACTAGATCCCAATGGTTATATCTACCTCCTAGAAGGACTCCCAGCCCCTGGTTTCCTATTTTATGTGGATGAGCCAGGACCAAAGTTGAAGGCACTGGTGGATAGGGTCTGCCAGGTCACCAACTATCTCACTGACCAGGAGATTGCACATAACTTATTTGTGACACGGGGGGCCCCGCCTGGAAACCCACCATCCTCATTGGCCTACGTTGGTGTCCGGGTCATCCTCTGGGCCCGGAAGTCCAGCTTTGGAGTTAAGGAAGGGGAGGCTTTCAATGTAGCACTCTGTGAGCTGGCAGGACACTTGCCAGTTAAAACATCCCAGGATTTTCACAGCTTGACAGAAGCTTCAGCTCTGAATCTCATTCAGCAGTCTCTCCTGCCTCCATCTCAGTTTTTACAACTTCAGGAAGCACTGGTGTCCCTCATGGCATAG